One Engystomops pustulosus chromosome 7, aEngPut4.maternal, whole genome shotgun sequence DNA window includes the following coding sequences:
- the LOC140068820 gene encoding uncharacterized protein, whose product MQENIPPCIKKKSQRFPPLNTCPAVDLFVKVVSNEFSQVYQQVSHDNLSKQERQCINNLRHDKTIVIKQADKGGNVVVWPHTLYEREAYRQLNDTRCYKRLTFNPSSKFTSELNKILTQAVNNKTISKELSASLQVSDPVTPTLYLLPKIHKHATQPPGRPIISGRGCLTENVSRPFELYQLGSFFEYAESAPQTRNSRYKQKNSNPVSGNEATATEPLNTHTLEKRPPHVKPYCIHHPNHQIHPSVTARRSKNLRDLLVRSHYESARPKTIFESKPPAWGCKPCG is encoded by the exons ATGCAAGAAAACATCCCACCATGTATAAAGAAAAAATCACAACGCTTCCCCCCCTTAAACACCTGTCCTGCGGTAGATTTATTCGTGAAAGTGGTCTCCAACGAATTCTCACAAGTGTACCAACAGGTTAGTCACGATAATCTTTCTAAACAGGAaagacaatgtataaataatctgAGACATGATAAAACCATTGTAATTAAGCAGGCCGATAAGGGGGGGAACGTGGTGGTATGGCCACATACATTATACGAGAGGGAGGCGTATCGTCAGCTTAATGACACACGCTGTTACAAACGCCTCACGTTTAACCCATCCAGCAAATTCACAAGTGAATTGAATAAAATCCTCACGCAAGCAGTAAACAACAAAACCATCAGTAAAGAACTATCTGCTTCTCTCCAGGTGTCTGATCCCGTGACTCCCACACTGTATCTTCTACCAAAGATACACAAGCATGCGACACAACCCCCAGGAAGACCCATAATCTCGGGCCGTGGATGTCTTACAGAGAATGTGAGCAG ACCATTCGAGCTGTACCAATTGGGCAGTTTCTTCGAGTACGCAGAATCTGCTCCACAGACACGGAATTCGAGATACAAGCAGAAAAACTCAAATCCCGTTTCCGGCAACGAGGCTACAGCAACAGAGCCATTAAACACGCATACTTTAGAGAAAAGGCCACCTCACGTCAAGCCCTACTGCATCCATCACCCAAACCATCAAATCCATCCAAG TGTAACGGCACGACGCTCTAAGAACCTTCGGGATCTACTGGTGCGCAGCCATTATGAATCAGCACGACCAAAGACGATCTTTGAATCAAAACCACCAGCATGGGGCTGCAAACCATGTG GATGA